In Nitrospira sp. MA-1, the following proteins share a genomic window:
- a CDS encoding PqiC family protein, with product MNWIIKGIVLFVAGVGVLNVLGCGTSQPSHFYLLRAESPHSVPSLSDSKLSSLSFGLGPVTLPKYLDRPQIVTKTSAHEVELAEFHKWAEPLTGNVSHVLAENLSALLSTDRILEYPWRSSISLDYQITVDVLQFDGTMGGEAILVARWSLLGGDEQTVLTTKKTQMTHRPTTQDYESLVEAMSRNLEDLSREIAEAITTLP from the coding sequence ATGAACTGGATCATAAAGGGGATTGTTTTATTCGTCGCTGGTGTCGGCGTGCTGAATGTCCTGGGGTGTGGGACGAGTCAACCTTCACATTTTTATTTGTTGCGAGCCGAATCGCCTCACTCTGTCCCGAGCCTATCGGACTCGAAACTATCAAGCCTGTCCTTTGGACTAGGGCCGGTCACCCTTCCCAAATATCTGGACCGGCCGCAGATTGTGACCAAAACGAGTGCCCATGAAGTCGAGCTGGCAGAATTTCATAAATGGGCTGAACCGTTGACTGGGAATGTGTCTCATGTCCTGGCCGAAAATCTTTCAGCCCTGCTTTCAACGGATCGAATTCTGGAGTATCCGTGGAGGAGTTCAATCTCCCTGGATTACCAGATTACCGTGGATGTCTTGCAGTTCGATGGCACTATGGGAGGGGAGGCCATTCTGGTTGCCCGGTGGAGTCTGTTGGGTGGCGATGAACAAACGGTGCTCACCACCAAGAAAACGCAGATGACCCATCGTCCGACCACCCAGGATTATGAATCGTTGGTCGAGGCCATGAGTCGGAATCTTGAGGATCTCAGTCGAGAGATCGCAGAGGCGATCACCACTCTTCCATAA